One window of Posidoniimonas polymericola genomic DNA carries:
- a CDS encoding non-reducing end alpha-L-arabinofuranosidase family hydrolase, producing the protein MVYLNFKDWADAPQAPLTYIDVNPALRGYHCAPHLFYFSPHKKWYLVFQSPQPQYCTTDGPSKPETWTAPQNFFQQLPESAPRLPIDYHIICDETHAYLFFTGDDGRFYRSRTKIEDFPHGMSDPEVAIHEDREDLFEGSMTYKIRGADAYLTIIEAMSPARHYRAWTAEDLNGEWTPLEGADTWESPFAGVNNVTFADGVEPWTRDISHGELLRDNFDQTPTIDPQNLRFLFQGRAADSGGPYHLLPYRLGLLTQQARAPGGTPQAEVEAPPRRRAAGEERGRFGGAIDLAPDDKPVFDEPPRDFMVARDDIPHGKLEMIEYDSEAVGAKRKMNVYTPPGYSADQRYPVLYLLHGIGGDETEWQRFAQPNVILDNLIANGKAEPMLVVMPNGRAQKNDRAEGNVFASAPAFAKFEADLLGDVIPTIESRYSVVSDREQRALAGLSMGGGQSLNFGLGNLETFAWVGGFSSAPNTKPPAELVPDPAAAREKLELLWLSCGAKDGLIRVSRAVHRRLNEQNVPHIWHVDSHGHDPQHWSKSLYWFSQQIFRPAGE; encoded by the coding sequence ATGGTGTACCTCAACTTCAAGGACTGGGCCGACGCCCCCCAAGCGCCGCTGACCTACATCGACGTCAATCCAGCCCTGCGTGGCTACCACTGCGCCCCCCACCTTTTCTACTTCTCGCCCCACAAGAAATGGTACCTGGTCTTCCAATCGCCGCAGCCTCAGTACTGCACGACTGACGGTCCTTCCAAGCCTGAGACGTGGACCGCGCCACAGAACTTCTTTCAGCAACTGCCCGAAAGCGCGCCGCGGCTGCCAATTGACTACCACATCATCTGCGACGAGACGCACGCCTACCTCTTCTTTACCGGCGACGACGGCCGCTTCTACCGAAGCCGGACCAAGATCGAGGACTTCCCGCACGGTATGAGCGACCCAGAGGTAGCGATCCACGAAGACCGGGAAGACCTGTTCGAAGGGAGCATGACGTACAAGATCCGTGGCGCCGACGCCTACCTCACGATCATTGAGGCCATGAGTCCCGCCCGTCACTACCGCGCTTGGACCGCCGAGGACTTGAACGGAGAATGGACTCCCCTCGAGGGCGCCGACACTTGGGAGTCCCCCTTTGCAGGCGTCAACAACGTCACGTTCGCAGACGGGGTCGAGCCCTGGACGCGGGACATTAGTCACGGGGAACTGCTGCGAGACAACTTCGACCAGACCCCAACGATCGACCCCCAGAATCTGCGGTTCTTGTTCCAGGGGCGTGCCGCGGACAGCGGCGGCCCCTACCACCTGCTGCCGTACCGGCTGGGGCTGCTGACGCAGCAGGCCCGGGCCCCTGGCGGAACTCCCCAGGCGGAGGTCGAAGCACCGCCGCGGCGGCGGGCTGCGGGTGAGGAGCGCGGCCGATTCGGCGGCGCCATCGACTTGGCCCCCGACGACAAGCCGGTGTTTGACGAACCGCCCAGGGATTTCATGGTCGCGCGAGACGACATCCCGCACGGAAAACTCGAGATGATCGAGTACGACTCGGAGGCGGTGGGCGCCAAGCGCAAGATGAACGTCTACACGCCGCCCGGATACTCGGCCGACCAGCGTTACCCGGTGCTCTATTTGCTGCACGGGATAGGCGGGGACGAGACCGAGTGGCAGCGGTTCGCGCAACCCAACGTGATCCTGGACAACCTGATTGCGAACGGCAAGGCCGAGCCGATGCTGGTGGTCATGCCCAACGGTCGCGCCCAGAAGAACGACCGGGCGGAAGGAAATGTGTTTGCTTCGGCTCCGGCGTTTGCAAAGTTTGAGGCCGACCTGCTGGGCGACGTGATTCCCACGATCGAGTCGCGGTATTCGGTGGTTAGCGATCGGGAGCAACGCGCCCTGGCAGGCCTCTCGATGGGCGGCGGACAGTCACTCAACTTCGGGCTGGGCAACCTCGAAACGTTCGCGTGGGTAGGCGGGTTCTCCTCGGCCCCGAACACCAAGCCGCCGGCCGAGCTCGTACCCGACCCCGCGGCGGCCCGGGAGAAACTCGAGCTGCTGTGGCTGAGCTGTGGCGCCAAGGACGGGCTGATCCGCGTCAGCCGAGCTGTACACCGCCGCCTGAACGAGCAGAACGTGCCGCACATCTGGCACGTCGACTCGCACGGCCACGACCCGCAGCACTGGAGCAAGAGCCTCTACTGGTTTTCGCAGCAGATCTTCCGGCCCGCGGGCGAGTAG
- a CDS encoding MarR family winged helix-turn-helix transcriptional regulator, which yields MLQEFGFAPFQVVLLSVLCDREEITQWEVAQRASSDANTVKATLLLLERDGLLVRESHKEDRRGWVVAITVQGRRTQEEFSSVFKPLQDVLLSSLGVGRAEVLLADLHSLNEDMGRWEGR from the coding sequence TTGCTGCAAGAGTTCGGCTTCGCGCCATTCCAAGTCGTGCTGCTCTCCGTGCTGTGCGACCGAGAAGAGATCACTCAATGGGAGGTGGCTCAGCGGGCATCGTCCGACGCCAACACGGTGAAGGCGACGCTGCTGCTGCTCGAACGCGACGGGCTGCTGGTCAGGGAGTCGCACAAGGAAGACCGTCGGGGGTGGGTAGTCGCGATCACGGTCCAAGGGCGGCGTACTCAGGAAGAATTCTCCAGCGTGTTCAAGCCGCTGCAGGATGTGCTGCTCTCATCCCTCGGCGTCGGGAGGGCGGAGGTACTCCTCGCGGATCTCCATAGTCTTAACGAAGACATGGGGCGATGGGAGGGCAGGTAG
- a CDS encoding substrate-binding domain-containing protein, whose product MCRPLLLCVFVLPAALIGCSSDSSTPADEGGSPGAAAWTIGVSQCNLGEPWRVQMDADLKRAAESHPEVQLQFNNAENDTLKQRAQIEEFVSAGVDLLIVSPKEAQPLTEPIAKAYDAGIPVIVLDRRVLRDAYTCFIGADNREIGRAAGRWIAEHAKPDAKIVELQGLMTSVPAQDRHSGFLDGLGEAGQVIFAADMQWLEPQARKEMDSALARFDEIDVVYAHNDPGAHGAYLAAKAAGRDEEMLFVGIDALPHEGVAYVKQGILDATFEYPTGGRKAIETAISILNGEEVPKNIVLEYATIEQPSQRAAPAGL is encoded by the coding sequence ATGTGCCGCCCGCTTCTTCTTTGTGTCTTTGTCCTGCCGGCCGCGCTGATCGGCTGCTCCAGCGACTCCTCCACACCAGCGGACGAGGGCGGATCGCCGGGCGCCGCTGCCTGGACGATTGGCGTGAGCCAGTGCAACCTCGGAGAGCCGTGGCGCGTGCAGATGGACGCCGACCTCAAGCGGGCCGCTGAGTCTCACCCCGAGGTCCAGTTGCAGTTCAACAACGCCGAGAACGACACCCTGAAGCAGCGGGCGCAGATCGAAGAATTCGTCAGCGCCGGGGTCGACCTGCTGATCGTGAGCCCCAAGGAGGCTCAGCCGCTGACCGAGCCGATCGCCAAGGCCTACGACGCCGGGATACCGGTAATCGTGCTGGACCGTCGCGTGCTCCGCGATGCGTACACGTGCTTCATCGGCGCCGACAACCGAGAGATCGGTCGAGCGGCCGGTCGTTGGATCGCCGAGCACGCCAAGCCCGACGCAAAGATCGTGGAGCTCCAGGGGCTGATGACCAGCGTGCCGGCCCAGGATCGCCACTCCGGCTTTCTCGATGGCCTGGGCGAGGCGGGCCAGGTCATCTTCGCCGCCGACATGCAGTGGCTTGAGCCGCAGGCACGCAAGGAGATGGACTCGGCGTTGGCGAGGTTCGACGAGATCGATGTCGTGTACGCCCACAATGACCCGGGCGCCCACGGCGCCTACCTGGCGGCGAAGGCGGCGGGGCGCGATGAGGAAATGCTGTTTGTTGGCATCGACGCGCTGCCCCACGAAGGGGTCGCCTATGTCAAACAAGGGATCCTCGATGCGACCTTCGAGTACCCGACCGGCGGGCGGAAGGCGATCGAGACCGCCATCAGCATCCTCAACGGCGAGGAAGTTCCCAAGAATATCGTGCTGGAGTACGCCACGATTGAGCAGCCTAGCCAACGCGCTGCGCCGGCCGGGCTCTGA
- a CDS encoding ABC transporter permease yields the protein MTEHSPPTAARSVLLWLQSPAVRALAALALVLLVGVVFNADGAFFKAGMHRDALRQMSVYGILACGMTLVITTGGIDLAVGSVLALSSVCCAMMAIHWGWSPWAVIPLSIAVGAACGCVSGLMTAWLRVQPFIATLAMMVFARGLAKHVSGGMKVSTAAPQPDGSYLYLDVPPLFRAIDARLLGGNVSTVTLVFLACAAVAWVVLSWRRLGRELYAIGGNEEAARMSGVPVVRSTIWAYLLSGALAGVAGVCQASQEQQGDPEAGAGYELTAIAMVVIGGTSLMGGRGGMGLTLLGVLTIGYLDKILSINAIPSAMRLMLTGVIIIAAVLTQKRGRY from the coding sequence ATGACTGAACACTCTCCCCCCACCGCAGCGCGCAGCGTCCTCCTCTGGCTGCAATCACCGGCGGTCCGAGCCCTTGCTGCGCTGGCTCTGGTGCTCTTGGTTGGCGTCGTCTTCAACGCCGACGGAGCGTTCTTCAAGGCGGGCATGCACCGTGACGCACTCCGTCAGATGTCGGTTTACGGGATCCTGGCCTGTGGCATGACGCTGGTAATCACTACCGGCGGCATCGACCTCGCCGTGGGCAGCGTGCTTGCCCTCTCTTCGGTGTGCTGCGCAATGATGGCGATTCACTGGGGCTGGTCGCCCTGGGCCGTCATCCCGCTGAGCATTGCGGTCGGCGCCGCGTGCGGGTGCGTATCGGGATTGATGACAGCCTGGCTGCGGGTGCAGCCGTTCATTGCCACGCTCGCCATGATGGTGTTTGCTCGAGGGTTGGCGAAGCACGTCTCGGGGGGGATGAAGGTCTCGACCGCGGCGCCGCAACCGGATGGTTCCTACCTGTACCTCGACGTTCCCCCGTTGTTCCGCGCGATTGACGCCCGGCTGCTGGGCGGCAACGTATCAACCGTCACGCTCGTGTTTCTCGCCTGCGCGGCCGTGGCGTGGGTGGTCCTCTCGTGGCGTCGGTTGGGGCGTGAGCTCTACGCCATCGGCGGCAACGAAGAGGCCGCGCGCATGTCTGGCGTGCCGGTTGTCCGGTCCACGATCTGGGCCTACCTGCTGTCGGGGGCGTTGGCCGGGGTGGCCGGGGTCTGCCAGGCGAGCCAGGAACAGCAGGGCGACCCCGAGGCCGGCGCCGGCTACGAGCTCACCGCGATCGCGATGGTAGTGATCGGGGGCACCAGCCTGATGGGGGGCCGCGGCGGCATGGGCCTCACGCTGCTGGGTGTGCTTACCATCGGTTACCTCGACAAGATACTCAGCATCAACGCCATCCCTTCGGCGATGCGGCTGATGCTTACCGGCGTGATCATCATCGCCGCGGTCCTGACTCAGAAGCGTGGCCGCTACTAG
- a CDS encoding sugar ABC transporter ATP-binding protein, giving the protein MRTPLPTEPPLLEMIGISKRFGPVEVLRGVDFTLNAGEVHVLAGENGAGKSTLIKILAGVHDDYRGSVRVEGRDVRFRTPREAVDGGVAVIHQELSLIGPMTIADNLFLGRAKTFGGFVRSRLQSERSREWLERLSIEASPGDRVEDLAISTQQRLEIAKALSLNAKILVMDEPTSSLNSQEVEKLFELIAELRSRGVGIVYISHKMDEITRIADRVTVLRDGRLVASAPAAEAPATQLIYWMVGRDVEQQDRPPRQAASDVRLEARGFSLPGPAGAPGPVDSVSFSVRRGEVVGVGGLQGSGASELLLGLFGAAPRIEGGVWIDGAPVRIRNPRQAIRQGVALLTADRKSNGLVLSMSITKNTTLASLGAFSSNGWLRPERERRAAACHAEALHLNAERLEMEVGALSGGNQQKVALAKWLETRPRVLLLDEPTRGVDVGAKREIYDLIDQWAAGGMAIVLISTEMPELLSLSDRIVVLHRGRVTATLDRGVATAETVLAAAMGSHQENPAPLIDD; this is encoded by the coding sequence ATGCGAACCCCGCTGCCGACCGAACCGCCCCTGCTCGAGATGATCGGCATCTCCAAACGCTTCGGACCCGTCGAGGTGCTCCGGGGCGTCGACTTCACGCTCAATGCCGGGGAAGTGCACGTGCTCGCCGGTGAGAACGGCGCCGGCAAGAGCACGCTGATCAAGATCCTCGCTGGCGTGCACGACGACTACCGGGGATCTGTTCGCGTGGAGGGGAGAGATGTAAGGTTTCGGACGCCTCGGGAGGCGGTCGACGGCGGCGTGGCAGTAATCCACCAAGAGCTGTCGCTGATCGGGCCAATGACGATCGCGGACAATCTGTTCTTGGGCCGCGCCAAGACTTTCGGGGGGTTCGTACGAAGCCGGCTGCAATCGGAAAGGTCGCGCGAGTGGCTCGAGCGGCTGAGCATCGAGGCCAGTCCGGGCGACCGAGTCGAGGACCTCGCGATCTCAACGCAGCAACGGCTTGAGATCGCCAAGGCGTTGTCGCTCAACGCCAAGATCCTGGTGATGGACGAGCCCACGAGCTCGCTAAACTCCCAGGAGGTTGAGAAGCTGTTTGAGCTAATTGCCGAGCTAAGATCTCGCGGGGTGGGGATTGTCTATATTAGCCACAAGATGGACGAGATTACGCGGATCGCCGACCGGGTGACGGTGCTGCGGGACGGACGCCTAGTCGCGTCGGCGCCGGCAGCCGAAGCCCCCGCGACGCAGCTGATCTATTGGATGGTCGGACGCGACGTGGAGCAGCAGGACCGCCCGCCCCGACAGGCCGCCTCGGACGTCCGGCTGGAAGCCCGCGGCTTCAGCCTGCCTGGCCCTGCGGGGGCGCCCGGCCCGGTAGATTCGGTTTCGTTCTCGGTCCGACGCGGCGAGGTGGTCGGCGTCGGCGGGCTCCAGGGGTCGGGCGCAAGCGAGCTGCTGCTTGGGCTCTTCGGTGCCGCACCCCGAATCGAGGGCGGGGTGTGGATTGACGGCGCGCCCGTGCGGATCCGCAACCCGCGTCAGGCAATCCGCCAAGGCGTCGCCCTGCTGACCGCGGACCGAAAGAGCAACGGGCTGGTGCTTTCGATGTCGATAACGAAGAATACAACCCTGGCGAGCCTGGGAGCGTTCTCATCGAACGGCTGGCTGCGACCCGAACGCGAGCGTCGGGCCGCTGCCTGTCACGCGGAGGCTCTTCACCTCAATGCGGAGCGGCTCGAGATGGAGGTCGGCGCGCTCTCGGGCGGCAACCAACAGAAGGTGGCGCTCGCCAAGTGGCTCGAGACCCGACCGCGGGTGCTGCTGCTGGACGAGCCGACGCGCGGCGTCGACGTTGGGGCCAAGCGAGAGATCTACGACCTCATAGATCAGTGGGCCGCGGGCGGCATGGCGATCGTGTTGATCTCCACCGAAATGCCAGAGCTCCTATCGCTGAGCGACCGCATTGTCGTGCTCCACCGAGGGCGCGTCACCGCGACACTCGACCGAGGCGTCGCGACTGCCGAGACGGTGCTCGCGGCCGCAATGGGATCCCACCAAGAGAATCCAGCTCCCCTGATTGATGACTGA
- a CDS encoding AraC family transcriptional regulator, translated as MAPVNAGPPTHRRVALLMGQDLAYNREVLRGIQAYAHAKTDWVIRDGPFAAHVLKPLSEWRPDGIIAHLFERRVAEALGELDVPIVNTTSTLLDLPYPLVDADHFAVGRMAAGYFLDRGFQNFGFFGSSTAGFSRERETGFRDALAERGCEATACYAEYLPRPSEEVSWVSVDERVREWLERLKKPVAILASNDVPARELAEACRQMGLDVPGQVALLGVDNDELECNLAVPPLSSIVLPSQRIGYEAAERLDRMMSGKPAPERRAYLPPVRVAERFSTDTLAIEDPELRAALGFIRSHAHLDIDVEAVHEHTAVSRRMLERRFRERLGRTVLEEIRRTRIELAKRLLTETDLQMPAIAKQAGFSGARRLAVVFRQEVSLTPSEFRDSVRRRNGLSHSDT; from the coding sequence ATGGCCCCCGTGAATGCGGGTCCGCCCACTCACCGACGCGTCGCACTCCTGATGGGCCAGGACCTGGCCTACAACCGCGAGGTGCTGCGCGGAATCCAAGCGTACGCGCACGCCAAGACGGACTGGGTGATACGCGACGGCCCGTTCGCGGCGCACGTGCTGAAGCCGCTTAGCGAGTGGCGTCCCGATGGAATTATCGCCCACCTCTTCGAGCGGCGGGTCGCGGAGGCGTTGGGAGAGCTGGACGTGCCGATCGTCAACACAACCAGCACTCTGCTCGACCTGCCCTACCCCTTGGTCGACGCCGATCATTTCGCCGTGGGAAGAATGGCGGCGGGTTACTTTCTGGATCGCGGCTTTCAGAACTTCGGATTCTTTGGCAGCTCCACCGCCGGCTTCTCGCGCGAGCGTGAGACAGGCTTCCGAGACGCGCTCGCCGAGCGGGGATGCGAGGCGACCGCTTGCTACGCCGAGTACCTGCCACGGCCTTCGGAGGAAGTGAGTTGGGTGAGCGTCGACGAACGCGTGCGGGAGTGGCTTGAGAGGTTGAAGAAGCCGGTGGCGATCCTCGCGAGCAACGACGTGCCAGCGCGGGAACTGGCCGAGGCCTGCCGCCAGATGGGACTCGACGTTCCGGGGCAAGTCGCGCTCTTGGGGGTGGACAATGACGAGTTGGAGTGCAACCTCGCCGTCCCGCCGCTCTCGAGCATTGTCCTCCCCTCGCAGCGGATTGGCTACGAGGCGGCCGAGCGGCTGGACCGCATGATGTCCGGGAAGCCGGCGCCCGAGCGGCGGGCGTACTTGCCGCCCGTGAGGGTGGCGGAGCGGTTCTCGACGGACACCCTGGCAATCGAGGACCCGGAGCTGCGTGCAGCCCTCGGTTTCATCCGCAGCCATGCGCATTTGGATATCGATGTCGAGGCTGTGCATGAGCACACGGCGGTGTCGAGGAGGATGCTGGAGCGGAGGTTTCGTGAACGACTAGGACGGACCGTGCTCGAGGAAATCAGGCGAACGCGGATCGAATTGGCCAAGCGGCTTCTCACCGAGACAGATCTGCAGATGCCGGCGATTGCCAAGCAAGCCGGATTCTCGGGCGCAAGACGCCTGGCAGTGGTTTTTCGTCAGGAAGTGTCGCTTACCCCCTCGGAGTTTCGCGATTCAGTGCGAAGACGCAATGGCTTGTCGCATAGCGACACATGA
- a CDS encoding PEP-CTERM sorting domain-containing protein (PEP-CTERM proteins occur, often in large numbers, in the proteomes of bacteria that also encode an exosortase, a predicted intramembrane cysteine proteinase. The presence of a PEP-CTERM domain at a protein's C-terminus predicts cleavage within the sorting domain, followed by covalent anchoring to some some component of the (usually Gram-negative) cell surface. Many PEP-CTERM proteins exhibit an unusual sequence composition that includes large numbers of potential glycosylation sites. Expression of one such protein has been shown restore the ability of a bacterium to form floc, a type of biofilm.) gives MHLAMAWVVTATLAVGAQAANLGYTGTHFDIVPLFPGGGPADVNAYVVAGWRANDVAKPLDVDGDNVYGSAGYAMFGTRFDYPNANLQGGNAFVNPTDNSVFPNLVDLPSWVSGSQIHASRKAGGWAYALIDDPQLTNGVRAYSWGLSQTPASTFQPPYVKLGVLDGNSTSTGADPTVAPAERWSFTVGANAPASFRVGVMTDGLDSTNWAPSEVIMQQVNGTATATTGTVAKNRFVDMHLFDVTGAQAGDEFVFLAYNPGGGSAGVSGFSFDYVPEPASLALSAAAAGLAVLRRRRA, from the coding sequence ATGCATCTCGCGATGGCTTGGGTTGTTACTGCAACGCTAGCCGTCGGCGCCCAAGCGGCGAACCTCGGTTACACGGGCACCCATTTTGACATCGTCCCCCTCTTCCCCGGGGGCGGGCCGGCTGACGTGAACGCATACGTCGTCGCCGGCTGGCGGGCAAATGACGTCGCCAAGCCGCTCGACGTCGACGGAGACAACGTCTACGGGAGCGCGGGCTACGCTATGTTTGGCACCCGTTTCGACTACCCGAACGCAAACCTGCAGGGCGGCAACGCGTTCGTCAACCCGACGGACAACTCCGTGTTCCCCAACCTTGTCGACCTGCCGAGCTGGGTTTCTGGCTCGCAGATACACGCCAGCCGCAAGGCAGGCGGCTGGGCCTACGCCCTGATCGATGACCCCCAGCTCACCAATGGCGTGCGGGCCTACAGCTGGGGCCTGTCGCAGACACCCGCCTCGACGTTCCAGCCCCCCTATGTGAAGCTCGGAGTCCTGGACGGCAACAGCACCTCAACCGGCGCAGACCCGACCGTAGCGCCGGCCGAGCGGTGGAGCTTCACCGTGGGCGCCAACGCCCCTGCTAGTTTTCGGGTCGGCGTGATGACCGACGGTCTCGACTCCACCAACTGGGCGCCTAGCGAAGTGATCATGCAGCAGGTCAATGGGACGGCGACAGCCACGACCGGCACGGTCGCGAAGAACCGGTTCGTCGACATGCACCTCTTCGACGTCACCGGCGCGCAGGCCGGGGACGAGTTCGTCTTCCTGGCCTACAACCCGGGCGGTGGCTCGGCGGGCGTCTCCGGCTTCTCGTTCGACTATGTGCCAGAGCCCGCTAGCTTGGCGTTGTCGGCGGCAGCGGCCGGGCTCGCCGTGCTGCGTCGGCGGAGGGCGTAA
- a CDS encoding DUF1559 domain-containing protein translates to MRKPAALSRQRAFQDGGFTLVELLVVIAIIGVLVALLLPAVQAAREAARRSSCLNQMKQVSLGVLNHESAVGRLPAGFTTVPSGDLNHTWASYILPYLEEAAVFGQIDFEKTVYEDFNRAGDTCPNESPWTYTQIPIFLCPSDQPLGIHTGRAACFAHGSYLANVGTWNWYQALPEITWEIFRKNDLRISGVDKRGPFEKAYGRQNKGVELRKITDGTSKTVMLGEVRQYPGEDARGLLYLASCLYSHQFAPNASVDDPTTSTLKEGVDQLEWCADANGPGSDDPSGVLNPSAPCDSARCRTLPRGPMSQTARSQHPGGVMTAFCDGHAEFVVESVEIEAWHAIATRANGESGDAF, encoded by the coding sequence ATGCGAAAACCAGCAGCCCTGAGTAGGCAACGGGCTTTTCAAGACGGCGGCTTTACTCTGGTGGAGCTGCTGGTGGTGATTGCCATCATCGGCGTCCTCGTGGCCCTCCTGCTGCCGGCGGTCCAGGCGGCTCGCGAGGCGGCGCGGCGCAGCTCTTGCCTCAACCAGATGAAGCAGGTTTCGCTGGGCGTCCTCAACCACGAGAGCGCCGTCGGCCGGCTCCCGGCCGGCTTCACTACCGTCCCGTCCGGCGATCTGAACCACACGTGGGCTTCCTACATCTTGCCCTACCTGGAGGAGGCGGCGGTTTTCGGTCAGATCGACTTCGAAAAGACCGTCTACGAAGACTTCAATCGAGCGGGCGATACCTGCCCGAACGAATCGCCTTGGACCTACACGCAGATCCCGATCTTCCTGTGCCCCTCCGATCAGCCGCTCGGGATCCATACCGGCCGCGCCGCCTGCTTTGCGCACGGCAGCTATTTGGCGAACGTCGGAACTTGGAACTGGTACCAGGCGTTGCCGGAAATCACTTGGGAGATCTTCCGCAAGAACGACTTGAGAATCAGCGGCGTCGACAAGCGGGGGCCCTTCGAGAAGGCGTACGGCAGACAGAACAAGGGCGTGGAGCTGCGGAAGATCACCGACGGGACGAGCAAGACCGTGATGCTCGGTGAGGTTCGCCAGTACCCGGGCGAGGACGCCCGCGGGCTGCTCTACTTGGCGAGCTGCTTGTACTCCCACCAGTTCGCACCGAACGCGTCGGTCGACGACCCGACGACCAGCACGCTCAAAGAAGGGGTCGACCAGCTCGAGTGGTGCGCCGACGCTAATGGGCCAGGCTCGGACGATCCCAGCGGGGTGCTCAACCCGTCCGCGCCCTGTGACTCGGCGCGTTGCCGGACCCTTCCCCGGGGGCCGATGTCGCAGACCGCCCGCAGCCAGCACCCCGGTGGTGTGATGACGGCCTTCTGTGACGGGCACGCAGAGTTCGTCGTCGAGTCGGTAGAGATCGAGGCCTGGCACGCTATCGCAACCCGAGCAAACGGCGAGTCGGGCGACGCTTTCTAA
- a CDS encoding ADP-ribosylglycohydrolase family protein, whose amino-acid sequence MAQLLVGAWLVAGGGAPSTGAEEVRRIVASEYVDKMKAGWIGQMAGVGWGFPTEFRSLGQIIPADQTPEWRAETINQFEQDDLYVEMTFLRTLELHGLGCSVRRAGIDFANSRFPLWHANEAGRANLRSGIAPPGSGHPLYNAHADDIDYQIEADFSGLIAPGMPQVAIDLGEKFGALMNYGDGIYGGQFVGAMYAEAFFETDVRRIIRAGLRSIPQASPYAGMVRDVLAWHDENPDNWEATWALCEEKYHKSPAHSHHLCSGPGGEGHFSIDAKLNGAYILIGLLYGDSDPSSTIVIAMRCGQDSDCNPSNAAGILFTTLGYTKLPKEYTSALDTGTRFSHTEYTFTDLIRVSHELAVEAVEVSGGRVEAAGEGDMTFVIPVVEPRPSRLVASSAPEPIGPSRFTDVERAQITATD is encoded by the coding sequence ATGGCCCAGCTGCTGGTTGGTGCATGGCTCGTCGCCGGCGGGGGAGCGCCGTCTACGGGCGCCGAGGAAGTCCGCCGGATCGTGGCAAGCGAGTATGTCGACAAAATGAAGGCGGGCTGGATCGGGCAGATGGCCGGTGTCGGCTGGGGGTTTCCGACAGAATTCCGCAGCCTGGGTCAGATTATCCCGGCTGATCAGACGCCCGAATGGCGAGCGGAAACCATCAATCAATTCGAGCAAGACGATCTCTATGTTGAAATGACCTTCCTCCGCACGCTCGAACTCCACGGGCTCGGTTGCTCGGTGCGTCGGGCAGGAATCGATTTCGCCAACAGCCGATTCCCCCTGTGGCACGCCAACGAGGCGGGGCGGGCCAACCTCCGGAGTGGGATCGCCCCGCCGGGTTCTGGGCACCCACTCTACAACGCCCACGCCGACGATATCGACTACCAAATCGAGGCCGATTTCAGCGGCCTGATTGCCCCGGGCATGCCGCAGGTCGCGATCGATTTAGGCGAGAAGTTTGGCGCCCTCATGAACTACGGCGACGGCATCTACGGCGGCCAGTTTGTCGGCGCGATGTACGCCGAGGCATTCTTCGAGACCGACGTGCGGCGGATCATCAGGGCCGGTCTTCGCAGCATCCCGCAGGCCAGTCCCTACGCCGGCATGGTCCGCGACGTCCTCGCCTGGCACGACGAGAACCCCGACAATTGGGAAGCCACCTGGGCGCTCTGCGAAGAGAAATACCACAAGTCGCCGGCCCACTCGCACCACCTCTGCAGCGGCCCCGGGGGAGAGGGGCACTTCTCGATCGACGCCAAGCTCAACGGCGCCTACATCCTGATTGGTCTGCTCTACGGCGACAGCGATCCCAGCTCTACCATCGTCATAGCAATGCGGTGTGGGCAGGATTCCGACTGCAACCCCTCCAACGCGGCGGGGATCCTGTTCACCACCCTCGGCTACACGAAGCTGCCTAAAGAGTACACGTCGGCGCTCGACACGGGGACGCGGTTCAGCCACACGGAGTACACCTTCACGGATCTCATCAGGGTCTCCCATGAGCTGGCGGTCGAGGCGGTCGAGGTGAGCGGCGGCCGCGTCGAAGCCGCTGGCGAGGGGGACATGACGTTCGTCATTCCTGTCGTGGAGCCGCGCCCCAGTCGGCTGGTCGCGAGCTCCGCCCCGGAGCCGATCGGTCCGAGCCGATTCACCGACGTCGAGAGGGCTCAGATCACTGCCACCGATTGA